A window of Zavarzinella sp. contains these coding sequences:
- a CDS encoding calcium-binding protein, with protein sequence MLRLISKLIGQSNTTSLQKQTVLKLESLESREVPAANITATFDVNTRALYVEGTEMRDQIVVDQLSSSVRTLAGIVPITYSDGSVGSFVTGPISQITVNGLGDDDFIFAENTFQNIVIIGGDGNDTIYGSKYANDFILGGRGNDTIYGNEGNDVIYGGDGNDTINGGDGNDFLYGENSEDTISGGDGNDWIEGGDGPDRLYGSDGSDSIFGGNGDNTIDGGAGDDLLIGGESRDIIVGSFGNDQIEGRGGDDRLFGDWTSPRRNSDQYSDKIYGGDGNDLIYGSDGNDFLYGGWGNDEIDGRDGTDLVSGESGDDLLIGGNDSDVILGGWGNDAIHTSTRYDSASTRPEYVDGGEGDDTIYGNNGADNIFAGSGNDTVYAAGGNDIVYGGNGADTIYGGSGEDRLFGGDGRDFIWGEAGDDDIEGNSGNDFLTGGTGIDIIWGGTGIDNIDGGEGNDWLHGGSRNYTNVYSTVNDGEVDYIYRNGDSRTDSESVDIVFGKPLHQIEEEQAAADRNIFEDIGNFLFSKLDTKGRGPARLPHR encoded by the coding sequence ATGCTACGTTTAATTTCAAAACTGATCGGCCAGTCTAACACAACATCACTGCAAAAGCAGACTGTTCTGAAACTCGAAAGTCTCGAATCTCGCGAAGTGCCTGCGGCGAATATCACTGCCACGTTCGATGTCAACACTCGCGCTCTATATGTCGAGGGAACGGAAATGCGAGATCAAATCGTAGTCGATCAATTGAGCAGCTCGGTTCGTACGCTGGCTGGTATCGTACCAATCACCTATTCAGATGGTTCTGTTGGATCATTTGTAACTGGTCCTATCAGCCAAATTACTGTGAACGGGCTTGGAGACGACGACTTCATTTTTGCAGAGAATACTTTTCAAAACATAGTTATTATTGGTGGAGATGGCAATGACACGATTTATGGCTCGAAGTATGCGAACGATTTTATCCTTGGTGGCCGAGGAAATGACACAATTTACGGCAATGAAGGCAATGACGTGATATATGGTGGCGACGGTAATGACACCATCAATGGCGGCGACGGCAATGATTTTCTATATGGTGAGAACAGCGAAGATACGATTTCGGGCGGAGATGGTAATGATTGGATAGAAGGCGGAGATGGCCCGGATCGATTATACGGTTCTGATGGTTCAGATTCCATTTTTGGTGGAAATGGTGATAACACGATCGACGGTGGAGCTGGAGATGATCTGCTGATTGGAGGCGAAAGTAGAGATATTATTGTCGGAAGTTTTGGGAATGATCAAATCGAAGGCCGCGGGGGAGACGACAGGCTCTTTGGAGACTGGACAAGCCCAAGACGTAATAGCGACCAGTACTCCGACAAAATATATGGCGGTGATGGAAACGATCTGATATACGGAAGTGACGGAAACGATTTCCTCTATGGTGGCTGGGGAAATGATGAAATTGATGGCCGCGATGGCACCGATCTTGTTTCCGGCGAATCAGGAGATGACTTGCTCATCGGTGGAAACGACAGTGATGTGATTCTCGGCGGTTGGGGAAATGATGCGATCCACACAAGCACCCGATACGACAGTGCCTCTACACGTCCGGAATATGTAGATGGTGGTGAGGGGGACGATACCATCTACGGCAATAACGGTGCCGATAATATTTTTGCAGGAAGCGGTAACGATACCGTCTATGCAGCGGGCGGTAACGATATCGTCTACGGCGGCAATGGAGCTGATACCATCTATGGTGGAAGTGGCGAGGATAGACTCTTTGGTGGTGATGGTAGAGATTTTATTTGGGGTGAAGCAGGCGACGATGATATCGAAGGCAATTCGGGAAACGATTTCCTAACTGGCGGAACGGGTATCGATATCATCTGGGGCGGAACGGGCATCGATAACATTGATGGCGGAGAAGGCAACGACTGGCTTCATGGCGGTTCACGCAACTATACTAATGTGTATAGCACGGTAAATGATGGTGAAGTCGATTATATTTATCGAAATGGTGACAGCCGAACAGACAGTGAATCAGTTGACATAGTGTTTGGAAAACCGCTTCACCAAATCGAAGAAGAACAGGCTGCAGCAGACCGCAATATATTCGAAGATATTGGCAACTTCTTGTTCTCGAAATTAGACACCAAAGGTCGCGGCCCAGCTCGACTGCCGCACCGCTAG
- a CDS encoding polysaccharide biosynthesis/export family protein — protein MAGKILFRRTLVYCSSLALCVLNVGCYTAPKLGNPAENPAPYTMDRELNQAFYADQALDQQLPRELQMVTMPEYIIEPPDILRIELTNVQPLPNYRLDVGDTIGISIIYPGLTEPVSGDLPIGPDGTVNLGPTFGGTIKLVGLTTDEARVAIEKQAIEYKVREPKASIQLLQSRSLPALRGEYLVRQDGTVGLGIYGSVRLVGVPLAQANIVIQDFLKKSMNNPSVTVDIAAYNSKKFYVIYDGGGRGQQVVPLPITGKDTVLDAVAQLNGLSPVSSTNHMWLARPAPAATGKELIMPIDWNSVTQHGSTKTNYQILPGDRLYVKAQPMITFDNYLSMFLSPIERALGVTLLGQSTIQSIKNPNLIGGGVGGGAP, from the coding sequence ATGGCTGGGAAAATCCTGTTTCGCCGCACGTTGGTTTACTGTAGTAGTCTCGCGTTGTGCGTGCTGAACGTGGGCTGTTACACCGCCCCGAAGTTAGGCAATCCTGCAGAAAATCCCGCACCCTACACCATGGACCGCGAACTGAATCAGGCGTTTTACGCCGATCAGGCGCTTGATCAGCAACTCCCACGCGAGTTGCAGATGGTCACCATGCCGGAATATATCATTGAACCGCCCGATATCCTCCGAATTGAACTAACCAATGTGCAGCCACTGCCGAACTACCGCCTTGATGTGGGTGATACGATCGGTATTTCGATCATTTACCCAGGCTTAACCGAACCTGTCAGCGGTGACCTGCCGATTGGGCCGGATGGCACCGTCAATCTTGGCCCCACATTCGGTGGGACAATCAAACTGGTGGGCCTTACTACCGATGAAGCCCGCGTCGCCATTGAAAAGCAGGCAATTGAATACAAAGTCCGCGAACCGAAAGCGTCGATCCAACTATTGCAGTCGAGATCTCTCCCCGCCTTACGTGGGGAATACCTGGTCCGCCAGGATGGCACTGTCGGGTTGGGGATTTACGGCTCTGTTCGACTCGTCGGCGTCCCACTGGCACAAGCGAACATCGTTATTCAGGATTTCCTGAAGAAGTCGATGAACAATCCCTCCGTTACCGTGGATATTGCCGCCTATAACAGCAAAAAATTCTATGTCATTTACGATGGCGGTGGTCGAGGTCAGCAAGTAGTCCCACTGCCAATTACAGGCAAAGATACCGTCCTTGATGCGGTGGCACAGTTAAATGGTCTGTCGCCGGTTTCCAGCACTAATCATATGTGGCTGGCACGCCCGGCACCTGCCGCAACCGGCAAAGAGTTGATTATGCCGATTGATTGGAACAGTGTTACCCAGCATGGCAGCACCAAAACCAATTACCAGATTCTGCCTGGGGATCGTTTGTATGTGAAGGCACAGCCAATGATCACCTTCGACAACTACCTGTCGATGTTCCTGTCGCCCATCGAACGGGCATTGGGGGTCACTCTGCTGGGACAAAGCACTATCCAGTCGATCAAGAATCCCAACTTGATCGGAGGTGGGGTCGGAGGGGGTGCACCGTAA
- a CDS encoding zeta toxin family protein, whose protein sequence is MFAGPNGSGKSTVKNNLGKSQEWFGVYINPDEIEKTILETGRLLLEPFQTRTKTDEVQQYFAGSTLIQKANLAEDIQNIKCEHGAIDFSGISFTSYHASVLSDFLRRKLVESSQSFTFETVMSSKDKVDFLQFARTHGFRTYLYYVATVDSEINIQRVANRVIDGGHDVPKQKITDRYERSLKLLPDAVKQSNRAYFFDSSSTNSVWFAEITDGIHLEIKQNVLVPIWFNGVVESLNGA, encoded by the coding sequence ATGTTTGCAGGTCCAAACGGATCGGGCAAATCAACTGTCAAGAACAATCTCGGGAAATCGCAAGAGTGGTTTGGCGTTTACATCAATCCCGACGAAATCGAAAAAACGATCCTTGAAACTGGCCGACTTTTGCTGGAACCGTTTCAAACACGCACCAAGACCGACGAAGTGCAACAGTATTTTGCAGGTTCCACATTAATACAGAAAGCAAATCTTGCTGAAGATATTCAGAACATCAAATGCGAACATGGGGCAATCGATTTTTCAGGCATTTCTTTCACTTCCTATCACGCTTCCGTATTATCGGATTTTCTAAGAAGGAAATTGGTTGAGTCATCGCAATCGTTTACGTTTGAAACGGTCATGTCGTCGAAAGATAAGGTCGATTTTCTGCAATTCGCACGCACACATGGTTTTCGCACCTATCTGTATTATGTTGCCACTGTTGATTCGGAAATTAATATCCAACGGGTTGCGAACCGCGTGATCGATGGCGGACATGATGTGCCAAAGCAAAAGATCACTGATCGCTACGAACGGTCTCTGAAACTATTGCCAGATGCAGTAAAACAGTCCAACCGGGCATATTTTTTCGATTCCAGCAGTACAAACTCAGTTTGGTTTGCCGAAATTACAGATGGTATTCATCTGGAAATAAAACAAAATGTACTCGTGCCAATCTGGTTCAATGGCGTAGTAGAATCTTTAAATGGCGCTTAA
- a CDS encoding TIGR03000 domain-containing protein has product MISRLTTFALLLACSISYGQDQKKPATIKLLIPKSPTTTTVKIEGKELPENEKAENEGVRMIQTPPLDSGKTYAYVVEVTIEPNNYTKIIRKREISFKAGEEVTLDVRNKDPKNPDNVLIRWVPTPKVVVEDMCKLAKVTDKDVVLDPGCGDCIMVMTAVKEFKAKKGYGIDIDPEKVKESKKAVADAKLDKVIEVREGNALKLTEKDLADVTVVMLYMGNDLNILVRPLLWKHLKPGARVVSHRFTMGDWAPDKSITVTREGDYGIEDFRLHVWTITGKEKDGVYKKGMDEE; this is encoded by the coding sequence ATGATCAGCCGATTGACCACATTTGCACTGCTGCTGGCGTGCAGCATCAGTTATGGACAGGACCAGAAAAAGCCTGCCACCATCAAATTGTTGATTCCAAAGTCCCCCACCACTACTACGGTGAAAATTGAAGGCAAAGAACTGCCAGAAAATGAAAAAGCGGAAAACGAAGGCGTGCGGATGATCCAGACCCCACCACTGGATAGTGGGAAAACCTACGCCTACGTGGTGGAAGTGACCATCGAACCGAACAACTACACCAAAATCATCCGCAAACGGGAAATCAGCTTCAAAGCGGGCGAAGAAGTAACGCTGGATGTGCGGAACAAAGACCCCAAAAATCCCGATAACGTGCTGATTCGCTGGGTGCCCACCCCGAAAGTAGTGGTGGAAGATATGTGCAAACTGGCGAAAGTGACCGACAAAGATGTCGTGCTCGACCCAGGTTGTGGCGACTGCATCATGGTGATGACTGCCGTAAAAGAATTCAAAGCCAAAAAAGGTTACGGCATTGATATCGATCCCGAAAAAGTGAAAGAATCGAAAAAAGCAGTGGCAGATGCCAAACTGGATAAAGTGATTGAGGTGCGTGAAGGGAACGCCCTGAAACTGACCGAAAAAGATCTGGCAGATGTGACGGTGGTAATGTTGTACATGGGGAACGATCTGAACATTCTGGTTCGACCGTTATTGTGGAAGCACCTGAAACCGGGTGCCCGTGTCGTTTCCCACCGCTTTACCATGGGCGATTGGGCTCCCGATAAATCGATTACAGTTACCCGCGAAGGCGACTACGGCATTGAAGACTTCCGCCTGCACGTCTGGACCATCACCGGCAAAGAAAAAGATGGCGTTTACAAGAAAGGAATGGACGAAGAATAA
- a CDS encoding MarR family winged helix-turn-helix transcriptional regulator, producing the protein MNSSSPATIETMVESCIAGRVRLLNRVITNIYDEALRPYGLKLSQGTILAMAASMGIARPAEVCTILELDHSTLSRTVERMVQKGWLEILPDTDGRSHPFRLTDEGKTLMQQAMPAWEQAQQQAEELFGESGLQVLNQAITRYKSAHKPG; encoded by the coding sequence ATGAATTCCTCCTCTCCCGCAACAATTGAAACAATGGTGGAATCGTGCATTGCAGGTCGCGTGCGTCTGCTGAATCGCGTGATCACCAATATCTACGATGAAGCACTGCGGCCTTACGGGCTGAAGTTGAGTCAAGGAACAATTCTGGCAATGGCCGCATCGATGGGCATCGCACGGCCTGCAGAAGTGTGCACTATTCTGGAACTGGATCACTCGACGCTAAGCCGCACCGTGGAACGGATGGTTCAGAAAGGCTGGCTGGAAATTCTGCCAGATACCGATGGGCGGTCGCACCCTTTTCGATTGACCGATGAGGGGAAAACACTGATGCAACAAGCAATGCCTGCCTGGGAGCAGGCCCAGCAACAGGCAGAAGAACTGTTCGGCGAGAGTGGTTTGCAAGTGCTGAATCAGGCAATCACACGTTACAAATCAGCCCACAAGCCGGGGTAA